The Arcobacter sp. CECT 8986 DNA window TCAATTTTTAGATTTAGTTTGTCTTTATCTTTTAAATTTAAAGATAACTTCTTATCTTTTGTCTGCAAATCTAAAATATCATTTTTTGTATCATAAAAACCACTAATATCTAGCTTTGAAACTTTTTTTCCTTTTTTTGCTAAAGGTAAATCAATATTTGAAAATATTCCTTTGAATTTTATTTTATCTTTTATGATATTTATTTGTACATCTTTTGATAAAAATGAAAAATCTTGCACTTTTATATTTGTATCTTTTAAATATAGATTTAAATTATTTGAAACAAGTGATTTATTATTTGCATTTGTATCTTTTATATATAAATCTATTCCATTAAGATACAAATCTAAATCTTTATGTTTTTTATAAACTACTTTGATACTTTTATCAAGTGAAGATATCTCTAAATTTCCATCTTTGATTTTACCTTCAATATCTAACTTTTTAATTTGTCCATTATGAACATAAAAAGGAAAATCCAAATCTTCTAATTTTGCATCAAAATCTATATTATTTTCATCAAATACTTGAAGATTTATATTTCCTTTTTTTAGATTTATACTTTGCAATAAAGATGAATAATCATAGATTTTAGATAAATCAGCAATTGAGATATTTATACTATCTTTTGTTATATCTAAGTTGGTTTTCAAATCATCAAATTTTAAAATAGTATCATCTTTAAAAGATACAAAAATCGAACTTTTTACATTTTTTGCATCTATAATACTATCTTTTTTACTTTTTATTAAAAGCCTATTTAAAAGGATATCTCCCTTTGCAGTTGAGTCGTTTGTATTTATATCAAGATTCAAAACTCCATCTATCATATCATTATGTTTAACATGAGAGTTTTCTATTATTACATGAGGACCCCTTAGTTTTACATTTGCTTTTTGTGTATCAAATACAAAGTTTTGCAGTTTAAATGTCGCATCATTTGCTATAAAATCACCAGTGGTTTTCATTCCTCTACTGATTAAATAAGGAACAGTCAATGTAAAATCTGAATCAGTTGTACCTTTTGTCTGAATTAAAGGTAAGTTTATATCATATGATTTTAAAATTCCTATGATATCTTCATTTAATGCACTTTTTGTTTTGATATTGATTACAACTTCACCTTTTTTCTGACTTGTAAGGTGATTTATGACAACAGAACTTCCATATATTTTTGTACTATTATTATAAATTGGTTTATCCATATTAAATATTAGTTTGTTGTCTTTATAATCAATAGATAAATTATCAGTTGTTACTACTTTTGCTTTTTTATTAAATCTAATATTTGCATTTTTAATTGTTGCATTACCTTTAAACTTATCTAAAACGGGCTCAAATGTAGTAGTTTTTAATTTTCCATATAAATAGTTTAATTTCATCTTACCTGTTACATTATCATACATCCACTCTTCAGCTGTCTTGGGTAAATTCACAAAATCTTTAACAAATTTGATATTTTCTACATCTTTTGTATTTACATAAAAATCAATATAATCTTTATTTGCTTGTACATTAAAATCACCATCAATATCTTTATATGAATAATTACCAACAAATGTAGCTATCTCTTTAAATAAGTCTAGTTTAAAACTACCTCTTAATAAAACATCTACATCTTTTAAATATAAAGAGTACAAGTCAAAATATATACTTTTTGAATATATTCTTACTTTAGTAGATAGGTTTACATATTTATTATCTAAATATAACTGCTTTTTGTCAAAATATAATGAGAATTCATTATCTGCGATTACTAATCTTTCGATATCTATTTTTTGAAAATATTTTAAAAGCGTTGGGAATTTTTTTATATTTGCTTTTATATCATCAAAAGAGCTTTTTGTTGTTGTTTTCTTTGGTTTAAATGTTAGCTGCTTTATATTTACAATGAGTTTTTTATCTAATTTTATATACAATTTCGAAACTGAAACTTCACCAAAAGAGATTGAATCAATTTTTATGCCAGAAAATAAGAAAAAAACAAATGCAAAAAGTAAACAGACAAAAGCTATAAAAAATAGTTTTATTTTTTTTAACATTATAGAGTTTATCCTTGTCTTTACAATTGTTATACTTTATTATATCACTATTCCTTTAAGTACAACTAATGTAATCTTTATACCTAAAGGTAGTACTAATAGTATTATAACATATTTAAATAAATCAGATTATCAGCTAGGTATCTTAGATAAGGTGTATCTACGATTTTTAGGCTACCCTCAAAGTGGTTGGATTGATATAAAAAGTAATTATTTAACAAAAGCTGATTTTTTACATAAATTAACAACTTCAAAAGCTGCACTAAAAAATATAACTCTAATTCCAGGTGAAACTTCATATATATTTTTAGACCAGATTGCACAAAAAATGAACTTGTCAAGAAAAGAGTTACAAAAAGTATATGACAAGTATTCATATAAAGAAGATGGAAATATCTTAGCAGATACATATGCTCTTCCTTATGGAATGAAAGAGTATCACTTACTATTTTATCTATTCTCAAATACAAATAAACAGTATGAAGAGATTTCGAATAAAATATTTGGTACATATAATAGAAAAAGATGGTATTACTATGTTACTTTAGCTTCAGTGATACAAAAAGAAGCAGCAAATGTAGATGAGATGCCATATGTTTCAAGTGTAATTCATAATAGGTTAAAAAAAGGTATGAAATTACAAATGGATGGTACATTAAACTATGGGAAGTATTCTCATGTAAAAGTAACATCTCAAAGAATAAAAGAAGATGATAGCTCGTATAATACTTATAAAAATAGAGGTCTTCCTTCAAATCCTGTTTGTGCAGTAAGTATAGATGCAATAAAATCTGCAATTTTCCCAGCAAAAACAGACTATTTGTATTTTGTAAAAAGTGAAAAAACTGGTCTTCATCTATTTTCAAATTCTTATAAAGAACATATTAATAATATTAATAAAAATAGAATAATTAAACGAAGATTAAAAAGAGAAATAACAAAAAAAACGAAAGAAAAAGTGAAGACTAAAATAGAAAAAACGTCTAAGCAAAGCCCACAAAAAGAAGTTTCTGTCTTTCCAACTCAAAATGCTACGAAAAAAAACACTTCTATTAAATCACTTTGGGATAATGTAAAATAATTTATGTGCAATAATGAAACAAACAACTTATTCTATTGCATTAGTCTACAAATTTCAAAATCTATAAAATAAACAAATGTTATTATTTTGTTACATTTGAATTTGGTTAATTTAACCTAAATTAATTGAACTAAAACCTGAGGAAGAAATATGACAAAACAAACATCTCAAATAATTTATACTAAAGTTGATGAAGCCCCAGCGTTGGCTACTTATTCTTTTTTACCAATTATTAGAGCTTTTACAAAGAGTTCAAACATTGAAATGGTATCTAAAGATATCTCTTTAGCTGGAAGAATTATCGCTAACTTTCCTGACAACTTAACTGATGATCAAAAAATGACTGATTACTTAGCTGAATTAGGAGAA harbors:
- a CDS encoding YhdP family protein, producing MYIKLDKKLIVNIKQLTFKPKKTTTKSSFDDIKANIKKFPTLLKYFQKIDIERLVIADNEFSLYFDKKQLYLDNKYVNLSTKVRIYSKSIYFDLYSLYLKDVDVLLRGSFKLDLFKEIATFVGNYSYKDIDGDFNVQANKDYIDFYVNTKDVENIKFVKDFVNLPKTAEEWMYDNVTGKMKLNYLYGKLKTTTFEPVLDKFKGNATIKNANIRFNKKAKVVTTDNLSIDYKDNKLIFNMDKPIYNNSTKIYGSSVVINHLTSQKKGEVVINIKTKSALNEDIIGILKSYDINLPLIQTKGTTDSDFTLTVPYLISRGMKTTGDFIANDATFKLQNFVFDTQKANVKLRGPHVIIENSHVKHNDMIDGVLNLDINTNDSTAKGDILLNRLLIKSKKDSIIDAKNVKSSIFVSFKDDTILKFDDLKTNLDITKDSINISIADLSKIYDYSSLLQSINLKKGNINLQVFDENNIDFDAKLEDLDFPFYVHNGQIKKLDIEGKIKDGNLEISSLDKSIKVVYKKHKDLDLYLNGIDLYIKDTNANNKSLVSNNLNLYLKDTNIKVQDFSFLSKDVQINIIKDKIKFKGIFSNIDLPLAKKGKKVSKLDISGFYDTKNDILDLQTKDKKLSLNLKDKDKLNLKIDSFDLLYDTKAQSESTLKSLIIDAKNSNILINNKYKVLAKSYKLNIADNKQNLVLKNKNIFVTYIKNSDGTIELKANNLSDKFLNSALNKDLISGGKVMVIANGKNNRIQGKVILSETNIKNLTILTNLITLINASPALINPLLAIPSITSMATSKGFTFTGYKVNDGYIDFIYDLDSEFLNLTKIVTVGNGVDFEGNLKMDFNTSLLNGELDLIFFKGYSKIVGAVPVLNYILLGDEKKVETKVEISGTIDDPKIKSNVAEDSLNAPVNVIKRIITSPFKLFE